The sequence below is a genomic window from Methylocystis sp. IM3.
GATGCGTTGGTCGCTGGCGTTTTGCGCGGCCATACTCGCGCTTCCGCTCATTCAGCTCATACCGCTGCCCCCCCTCATCTGGACACAGCTTCCAGGACGGGAGGCGCTGGTCTCCACGTATACGCTGCTTGGCCGCTCCCCCGACTGGGCCGCCATCAGCCTATCCGGCCAGGAGACTTGGCTCTCGATGCTCTCTTTGCTTCCGCCGCTGACCCTTTTTCTCGCAGTCTTGACCCTCGACTGGAGGGAATGCCGCCTGTTGAGTCTGCTGCTGGTCGCATTTGCCGTGCTGAGCGCATTCGTCGCTCTCTTGCAGGCGGCGCAGGGCGTCGATAGTCCGTTTCGCTTCTACAACGTCGATTTGCGCGATCCGTCGCCCGTCGGATTTTTTGTCAACCGCAATCATCTTGGCGCTCTGCTTTATTGCGGAGCCGCATTCGCGACGGCCTGGCTTCTCGCGTCCTACGACGCCGTTCGACTGGATCAAGACCGGATCGACCACCAGACCATCGTCACCATGGCCGGATCGGCGTTCGCCCTTGTCGCGCTCGTTTCCGTCGAGCTGGTCGTCAGGTCGCGCGCCGGCGTCCTGCTCCTGTTTCTCGGTTTGGGCGCGCTCCCCATCCTGGCGGCGATACGCCCCTCTCCCCACGCAGAATTCGACGGCGCCGAGTCGGAAAGCCTCGGGCGACGACACTGGCTCCCCGTCGCCGCCGCCTTCATCATGCTCGCGCTGGTCGCATTCTTCTTCGTAGGCTGGTCGTCGATCCAGGGCGTTTTCGACCGATTTGGCGCCGATCCGCTTTCCGATGAGCGGCCGGTCTTCGCCAGAGTGACCTTTTTTGCGACCAAGGCTTTCATGCCCGTCGGATCCGGCCTGGGCTCTTTTGTCTCCGCCTACCAGATGTTCGAAAAGCCGCGAGACATGTTCAGCGGCGTCTATGCGAACCACGCGCATAATGACCTGCTCGAACTGGCGCTGGAAACAGGCATGGCGGGCCTCATGCTCCTATGCGTATTTATTGTCTGGCTCGTCACGCGCGCGCGCAAGGTCTGGACGGCGATCAACCGGCCCGTTATCGACGTCTATTTGCAGGATGCGGCCATGATCGTCATTTTTCTCTTTCTCGGCCACTCGCTCATGGACTATCCGCTTCGCACGAACGCTCTGCTGTCAGTCTTTGCCTTTGCGTGCGCGCTCCTGATCAAGGCGCCCGGCGGCGGCGAAGCTCACACGCAAGGCAGGACGCGTCAGGAACGCCGGCGGCGGCGCGATGCATTGGCGCAAAACGCAGCCTGATACCTCGCTCTCGAACCTGAAGGCTCTTCTGCCGCCCACCAGCGGGCGTTTCGGACCACGGGATTGTCGGCCGCGTCCTTTTGAGACACCATGTCTCCTCTCGACCGCAACCGCGCGCACGTTTTCATGCCGGCGAACGAAAGTGGCTCAATCGACGATGCAAGACTTGCGCTGAATGCCTGAAGCCGAAACCATCATTTGCGCCCTGTTGCGCGGCGAACGCCCGACCTGGCCGGCGGATGGAAATGACGCATTCACGAGCCTCTTTCTCGAACGGAGCGCGTATCATGGGGTTCAGGCATTACTTCACCAGCATCTGACCAATGGGACATTCCGCGAGCTGGGCTGGCCCCCATCCATTCTGGACGCATGCAGAGAGGCGGCTGTCGGCCAGGCGATGTGGGAAATGCGCCATAAGGAAATTCTGGGGAGCCTCCTGGACCGCCTCGCCGAGATCGGCGTACGCCCCATTCTTTTCAAGGGAACCGCGCTCGCTTACAGCGCCTATCCCGCGCCCTTCATGAGGAGGAGAGGCGACACGGACGCGCTCATCCCGCTTCACGCGAAAGAGCAAAGCTGCGAGGCGCTCGAATCGCTGGGTTTCCGCCGCACGGCCTGCGCGCGCGGCGATCTCGTCAGCAACGCCATAGAGTATGCGATCGAGGACGCGGGCCTTGGCGCGCATGAAATCGACCTCCATTGGCGGATCAGCAATGCCCAGGTGCTTTCCAGACTGTTTTCTTATGATGAACTGGTCCGCGCCGCCTCTCCTCTACCAGCTTTGAGCCCCCACGCAATTGGACCTGGCGATATGCACGCGCTGGCTATCGCCTGCATGCATCGAGCCGAACACAAGGAATGCCCCTATTTTGTGGATGGGGTTGAATACTACGACGGCGATCGTCTCATATGGTTTTATGATATGAGCCTGATCTGCAAGAACTGGGAAAGCGCCGATTACGACGCCTTCTTCGATCTCGTCGAGGAAAAGCGCTTGCTCAACAATTGCCTCGAGGCGCTCGAAAAGGCGAGGGCGTATTTCGGAAGCGGGCCGTCACGCGAGATCGTGGAGCGGCGGCGGAAAACGGGCGCAAATGATGTTATCTCGACTTATCTCGCCGCTTCGCCGCTGGATCAGTATTCTGCAAATTTCGCGGCGATCCCGGGCGCAGGGGACAAGCTACGTTTTCTGATACAAATTCTTTTTCCTCCCGTCGAATATATGCGCGAAATGTATGCCCACGTCGAACCGAACTGGCTGGCGTGGCTTTATGTGCATCGCATCGTGAACACGGTCGCGAAGCGATTGAAGAGAACGTTTCCCGCGCTTTTTCAATTCGGGGACGCGGATCGGAGCTGAAAAATAATGCTCCCGATCTAAAGCCAAAAGATCAGGCGGGGGAACAGTCGTAGCCGCGCCCGTCCTCCCTGCGTCACGCCGGCGCGATCAAGCGCCCTTGTTCAAGTCGCAGGACCTGGCAGGCGGCGCCGACGCGCGCGGGGCGATGGGTCACGAGGACCATCGTCACCCGACCGACGAGCGCCTCTATCCCTTCCAGAACCATTCGCTCGTTCGCCTCGTCCAGCGAACTTGTCGGTTCATCGAGGATCAGGAGAGCGGGGCGACGGAGAAGAGCGCGCGCGAGGGCCAGTCTTTGCCTTTCGCCGCCGGAAAACCGCGTTCCGCGATCGCCGACGATCGTCTCGAGCCCCTCGGGCAGCGCATCGACAAACCCCGCCGCTCCGGCCAGCGTCAGCGCCTCGCGCAGTTCGGACTGACTTGCATGGGGTTTGGCGATCGACAAATTCGCCCGAATGGTGGAGTGAAACAGAAAGGGATCCTGCGCGACATAAGCGATGGATTGCCGCCATAGCTGCGCCAGTTCGCCTGTCAGCTCCCGGTCGTCGATGCGGATTTTGCCCTCCGTGGGGGACAGGAGCCCGGCCAGCAAATCGAGAAGCGTGCTCTTGCCGGCTCCAGAAGAGCCGGTCAGGACAGTCAGTGCGCCTTTCGGCAGGCGCAGGGTGACGTCGCGCAACGCCTCTGGCGCGTTTGCCGCATGCGCGAAGGAGACCTTGTCGAAGCGTATCTCTCTCTCGAGGTTGAACGCCTGCTGCGGCTCGCCATGCGGCGTTTCGCGCGCCGCTGAGCAGTCCCTCAAGAGCGCCAGAATGGTCTGGGCGGCGGGCGCGACGTGCAAGAGCTCCTGCGCCGCCTGCTGTAGAGACTGCACCAGGGGCAGGAGCCGGTAGAAGATCAGAGCCAGCACCAGAACCTGCGCCACCGGCATGTGAAACGCGCCGGCGCTGACGCCGAGGAAAACCGCGACCGCACAGGCGCCGGCGATCTCTTGCATCGTCCGGGCGTTGCCCTGGCTTTTGACGAAAGACAGGAAATTTCGCCTTATCTCGTCGACGGTTGTGGCGAAGGCCGAGACATATTGCTCTTCGGCGACATAGCTTTTGGCGATCTTCAGCCCGGCGAGAAACTCGGAGACCGCATGCTGGTAGTCCTGATAGGCGGTCGTCAGCGCTTCGCCGAGGCGCAGACTTTCGCTCAGCCTGCCCCGCGCAATCCAGACAAGGGAGAAACCGACTGCGAGCGCAGCAAGGGTCAAGACGGGGGCGATCACGCAAGCTGCGGCGATATGCGCGCCGATGAGCAACATGCGGCTCGGCATTTGCAGCGCGTAATACACCGCCGTGTCGAGGCGATCGGTCTCGGCGGTGAGAGCGGCCAGCAAATCCGCAGGCCGAAGCCGGCGCAAAAAGGACCAGTTGGCGTGTGCGATCGCCGAATAAAGACGGACGCGCGTTTCGCTCAGAAAATTCAGGCGCAAGTTGGTGAGGTAAAGGTCGCTCCGGCGATTGAGCAGCGAACGGGCCGCCGCCACGGCGATGAAGATCGCCAATACGCTGGTGAGATTGAGCTGCACGCCGAGACGTTGCAGCCAATGCGGCAGCCAGGTCATCGGTCCCTGCGTCGGCCCGCCGGCGGGATCGAGCGACTGGATCAGCGGAACCAGAAAAAGCAGCGCCGCGCCTTCGCTCAGGCCCGAACTCAAAGCCAGGGCGCTGGCGATAAAGAGGCGACGCGCTCCCACTTCGGCGACGAGCAATCGCCAGAAGCGCGCAATCTGACGTAACGCGTCGAGAACAGTGGCGGCGGCGGGCGCGTCGCTCAAATTGGAAATCTCCAGGGCCGCGAAGTTTTACGGAGACTTTGGCAGGTCGAGGAGGCGCACGGCCTAGCCGGAGAGCTCCGCGCGATTGTCCCCAGGCTCGGCCACGGCGCATTCATCCGACCGGCCGAACCAGCCCGCGAAGGACGCCAACGCCTCCGGGTCGTCCAAAGCCCGCCCGACCGCCGGCAGACCCCGGAGTCGGCGCATTATGCGTCCTTCATCCACAACAGACGACGGGCCAGCAGCTCTTCCACCAATTGCGCGATATCGCGGTCGAGCTCATCCGGCGCCACCTCGAATTCGTCCAACAGGCTCTCGCGAGCCTCTTCGAGCGCCTTTCCATCCCTGATGCATCGGAACATGCAGGCGCCGACCTGGTTGAGGCCGTAATAGGTTCCATTTCTCAGATCCAGAAGGACGATTTCCTCTCCGACCTCCTGAACCAGGATATCGGGAGAAATGACCAGATTATCGACCGAGTTCATGAGGTCGCTCCCTCGGATGTCGCATGCTCGACGATGGCCTTTCGCACCCGCCCGAGTTCATCGAGCCGCCGCGGATAATCGAGTTCGTAACCGACGAGCGCATCTGTCAGAGCTGCTATCCGTTTGAAGTGGCTGGCGACGATGGCGGGGTCCTCCACGTCGAGCAGGAAAGAATTCTTCGCCCAGCCCATGAGGGTTTCGGCTTTGGTGAGTTTGCGGAAGACAGTCTCTTGCGCGCCGCCGTCCCCCAGAAAATAGGCGACGCGCAAGGGCCGGGGCTGATCGCAATAGGCGAGTCCGGATCCGGCCAGAAACCGGGTCTTTGTCGTGAAATGCAATGCCGCGGCGCGCTCGACGCCGCTTTTCGACAGGATTTTTTCGCTGTCGCTCCAGAGGCGAACGGACGGATGGCCAGGCGCCACCTGGAACCCATCGTCGCAAGGCTCGAGCATCAATCCGTCATCGACGAGGAGGCGATGCCCGCTGCTTGCGAAGCTGGCCACCAACGTCGATTTGCCGCGCCCCGACTGGCCGAGAAAC
It includes:
- a CDS encoding O-antigen ligase family protein yields the protein MFFYLTFACFLASLVLGGPTKHASLQDALLQLCAVPLLLLAGWRLCNLPTTREMRWSLAFCAAILALPLIQLIPLPPLIWTQLPGREALVSTYTLLGRSPDWAAISLSGQETWLSMLSLLPPLTLFLAVLTLDWRECRLLSLLLVAFAVLSAFVALLQAAQGVDSPFRFYNVDLRDPSPVGFFVNRNHLGALLYCGAAFATAWLLASYDAVRLDQDRIDHQTIVTMAGSAFALVALVSVELVVRSRAGVLLLFLGLGALPILAAIRPSPHAEFDGAESESLGRRHWLPVAAAFIMLALVAFFFVGWSSIQGVFDRFGADPLSDERPVFARVTFFATKAFMPVGSGLGSFVSAYQMFEKPRDMFSGVYANHAHNDLLELALETGMAGLMLLCVFIVWLVTRARKVWTAINRPVIDVYLQDAAMIVIFLFLGHSLMDYPLRTNALLSVFAFACALLIKAPGGGEAHTQGRTRQERRRRRDALAQNAA
- a CDS encoding nucleotidyltransferase family protein is translated as MPEAETIICALLRGERPTWPADGNDAFTSLFLERSAYHGVQALLHQHLTNGTFRELGWPPSILDACREAAVGQAMWEMRHKEILGSLLDRLAEIGVRPILFKGTALAYSAYPAPFMRRRGDTDALIPLHAKEQSCEALESLGFRRTACARGDLVSNAIEYAIEDAGLGAHEIDLHWRISNAQVLSRLFSYDELVRAASPLPALSPHAIGPGDMHALAIACMHRAEHKECPYFVDGVEYYDGDRLIWFYDMSLICKNWESADYDAFFDLVEEKRLLNNCLEALEKARAYFGSGPSREIVERRRKTGANDVISTYLAASPLDQYSANFAAIPGAGDKLRFLIQILFPPVEYMREMYAHVEPNWLAWLYVHRIVNTVAKRLKRTFPALFQFGDADRS
- a CDS encoding ABC transporter ATP-binding protein, coding for MSDAPAAATVLDALRQIARFWRLLVAEVGARRLFIASALALSSGLSEGAALLFLVPLIQSLDPAGGPTQGPMTWLPHWLQRLGVQLNLTSVLAIFIAVAAARSLLNRRSDLYLTNLRLNFLSETRVRLYSAIAHANWSFLRRLRPADLLAALTAETDRLDTAVYYALQMPSRMLLIGAHIAAACVIAPVLTLAALAVGFSLVWIARGRLSESLRLGEALTTAYQDYQHAVSEFLAGLKIAKSYVAEEQYVSAFATTVDEIRRNFLSFVKSQGNARTMQEIAGACAVAVFLGVSAGAFHMPVAQVLVLALIFYRLLPLVQSLQQAAQELLHVAPAAQTILALLRDCSAARETPHGEPQQAFNLEREIRFDKVSFAHAANAPEALRDVTLRLPKGALTVLTGSSGAGKSTLLDLLAGLLSPTEGKIRIDDRELTGELAQLWRQSIAYVAQDPFLFHSTIRANLSIAKPHASQSELREALTLAGAAGFVDALPEGLETIVGDRGTRFSGGERQRLALARALLRRPALLILDEPTSSLDEANERMVLEGIEALVGRVTMVLVTHRPARVGAACQVLRLEQGRLIAPA
- a CDS encoding PqqD family protein, giving the protein MNSVDNLVISPDILVQEVGEEIVLLDLRNGTYYGLNQVGACMFRCIRDGKALEEARESLLDEFEVAPDELDRDIAQLVEELLARRLLWMKDA